The Calothrix sp. PCC 7507 DNA segment AAGTAAAAATAGATTTACCTGATGATATCCCAGAAAGAGAAAGCAATTTTTAAGAATGATTTTAAAACTTTTTACCGTATGCTGAACGGATAGTTGTCAATCTTACTTAATTTAACTATAAGATGATGTCAGCTTGAGAATCTGGTTAATCATAGCTTAAAGGGGGACGGAGTGACCGTCAAAATAGCAACTGAACACCTGATTACTTTACGAGGTGTCAGTAAATCTTATCGGCAACCCAACGGTCAGCAAATTGTCATCCTGGAAAATATCAATCTAGAATTGCGTCCGGGGGAAATAGTTGCTTTACTGGGTCCTTCAGGTTCAGGGAAATCTACCTTAATGCGGACGATCGCTGGGTTAATTGCTCCCAGTGAGGGTGAGGTACTATACCATGACACTCCCCTAGTTGGTTTAAATCCTGGAGTCGCGATCGTTTTTCAAAGTTTCGCTCTCTATCCTTGGTTAACGGTTCTGGAGAATGTGGAACTGGGTTTGAAGGCTAAAGGCGAACCCCCAGATCCTAGGCGACAAAAGGCGCTGAAGATGATTGATGTCATTGGTTTGGATGGGTTTGAAAATGCTTATCCTAAAGAACTTTCTGGGGGAATGCGTCAGCGAGTCGGATTTGCTAGAGCCTTAGCGGTGGAACCGGAACTGTTGTGTATGGATGAGCCATTCTCAGCTTTGGATGTGTTGACGGCGGAAAACTTGCGTTTTGAATTGTTGGATTTGTGGCTAGAGCGCCGCATCCCGACTAAGGCCATTCTCATTGTCACCCACGGTATTGAAGAGGCAGTGATTCTGGCAGATCGGATTATTGTTTTAGGGCGTAATCCGGGCAGAATCAGAGCCGACTTAGCTGTGACGTTACCTCATTATCGCGATCGCAAACATCCCAGTTTTCAAGCTCTGGTTGACCAAGTTTACACCATCATCACCAATCCAGAACTAGAAACATCTGAATCAACCGCCGCTGTACCTCAACAAGCGCCGCCAAAAGAGCCGAAATATCAGTCTTTACCAGCAGTGCGGATTGGCTCTATTGCTGGTCTTTTAGAGCTTTTAGAGGATCGTCAAGAAAAAGACCTCTACCGTGTAGCACAAGAACTGCAACTAGAAGTAGATGAAATTCTGCCGATTGTAGAAGCTGCAAACTTCATGGATTTTGTGGAACTGGCACAGGGGGATATTAGCTTGACCCCAATCGGGCAGCAATTTATCAACGGTAGCATTGATGAGCGTAAACAAATTGTGCGATCGCAGCTACTAAATCACATCCGCTTAGTACAGCAGATTTATCGTCTCCTAGAAGCAAAACGCAATCAACGCATACCCGAAGAACTAGTATTAGACATCCTTGAAAGTCACTTTAGTCCAGAAGAAGCCCAGCGCCAATTAAAAACTGCGATCGATTGGGGTCGTTATGCCGAGATTTATGGCTACGAAAAGCCATCAGGACAAATATTTTTAGAACAAGCTGTCAACGTTGAACCATTAGCAATTGGCTAGAAACATAGGGACTGGGGACTGGAGATTGGGAAATAGAAATTTTACTTCCTCCTGCCCCCTGCCCCCTGCCCCCTGCCCCCCTGCCCCCTGCCCCCACTCAATATGACCCGACCCCTGACTCCAGCTAACCAAATTCTGGGACGCTTAAAC contains these protein-coding regions:
- a CDS encoding AAA-associated domain-containing protein; protein product: MTVKIATEHLITLRGVSKSYRQPNGQQIVILENINLELRPGEIVALLGPSGSGKSTLMRTIAGLIAPSEGEVLYHDTPLVGLNPGVAIVFQSFALYPWLTVLENVELGLKAKGEPPDPRRQKALKMIDVIGLDGFENAYPKELSGGMRQRVGFARALAVEPELLCMDEPFSALDVLTAENLRFELLDLWLERRIPTKAILIVTHGIEEAVILADRIIVLGRNPGRIRADLAVTLPHYRDRKHPSFQALVDQVYTIITNPELETSESTAAVPQQAPPKEPKYQSLPAVRIGSIAGLLELLEDRQEKDLYRVAQELQLEVDEILPIVEAANFMDFVELAQGDISLTPIGQQFINGSIDERKQIVRSQLLNHIRLVQQIYRLLEAKRNQRIPEELVLDILESHFSPEEAQRQLKTAIDWGRYAEIYGYEKPSGQIFLEQAVNVEPLAIG